In Desulfatiglans anilini DSM 4660, the following proteins share a genomic window:
- a CDS encoding CoA-binding protein produces MNFKRLFEPKTLAVIGVSLDNDRHPANVVYYKNHLRYPVEVFAVNPKGGRLQGEIVYSRVAEIPKAVDIAVIAVRAEFVPDILADCINSGVGGAAVISGGFAESGRRDLQDQVTAIAREADFPFIGPNCLGLYAPGRIDSFFLPSERFVRPEPGPVAVISQSGGILVDQMVKFAQEGVGLSMGISIGNKALVGEIELLEEFGRDDRTKVIAFYVEGFGKREGRAFVEAAARCPKPVIVLKAGKSALGERAVSSHTASLAGDYAVFSAALAQHGIVEARNEFELLSFCESLSRYQRSITGKIAIITGSGGHGALAVDACASHKLAVPTLLETDQAQLRERLSRSIRSIAALGNPIDLTGSALDDDFYQTAEFLSRTPDVDCLIVLLLPYLPGITSDLGARLSQLYLKEGKPLVAYVPRVEKYRMLIEGFELNGVPVSPSIEGAVLMAEAMRRCKPC; encoded by the coding sequence ATGAATTTCAAGAGGCTGTTCGAACCAAAGACGCTGGCCGTAATCGGGGTCTCCCTCGACAACGACCGCCACCCGGCCAATGTGGTCTATTACAAAAACCACCTGCGCTACCCGGTGGAGGTCTTCGCCGTCAACCCCAAGGGGGGACGCCTGCAGGGTGAGATCGTCTATTCGCGGGTGGCCGAGATTCCGAAGGCCGTCGATATCGCGGTCATCGCCGTCAGGGCGGAGTTCGTCCCGGACATCCTCGCCGACTGCATCAACAGCGGCGTTGGCGGCGCGGCCGTCATCTCCGGCGGGTTTGCCGAAAGCGGAAGGCGCGACCTGCAGGACCAGGTGACCGCGATCGCGCGGGAGGCCGATTTTCCCTTCATCGGTCCGAACTGCCTCGGACTTTACGCACCCGGGCGCATCGACAGTTTTTTCCTGCCGAGCGAGCGCTTCGTACGCCCCGAACCGGGGCCCGTCGCCGTGATCAGCCAGAGCGGGGGCATCCTGGTGGATCAGATGGTCAAGTTCGCGCAGGAAGGCGTCGGGCTCTCGATGGGCATCAGCATCGGAAACAAGGCCCTCGTCGGCGAGATCGAGCTCCTGGAGGAGTTCGGCAGGGACGACCGGACGAAGGTGATCGCCTTTTACGTGGAGGGGTTCGGGAAACGCGAGGGCCGCGCCTTTGTCGAGGCGGCCGCACGTTGCCCCAAGCCCGTGATCGTCCTCAAGGCCGGAAAGTCCGCCCTGGGTGAACGGGCGGTCTCCAGCCACACCGCCTCCCTGGCGGGCGACTACGCCGTCTTTTCTGCCGCCCTGGCTCAGCACGGCATCGTCGAGGCCCGGAACGAATTCGAGCTGCTCTCCTTTTGCGAATCGCTCAGCCGCTACCAGAGAAGCATCACGGGAAAGATCGCCATCATCACCGGAAGCGGTGGGCACGGAGCCCTGGCGGTCGACGCCTGCGCCTCCCACAAGCTCGCGGTGCCGACCCTGTTGGAGACCGACCAGGCGCAGCTCCGGGAGCGGCTATCCCGCTCGATCCGGTCGATTGCCGCGCTCGGGAACCCGATCGACCTGACCGGCAGCGCGCTGGACGACGACTTCTATCAGACCGCCGAATTCCTCAGCCGGACCCCCGACGTCGACTGTCTGATCGTCCTTCTCCTGCCCTATCTGCCCGGCATCACCTCGGACCTCGGCGCCCGTCTGAGCCAGCTCTATCTGAAGGAAGGCAAACCTCTGGTCGCCTATGTTCCGCGCGTCGAAAAATACCGGATGCTGATCGAGGGCTTCGAGCTGAACGGGGTGCCCGTATCCCCTTCCATTGAAGGAGCGGTCCTGATGGCCGAGGCCATGCGGAGGTGCAAACCATGCTGA
- a CDS encoding acetate--CoA ligase family protein: MLTEAMRAILAEARQWGWVLEPEAKRLFALWGLPVPKFTWARDIGEALRFAEEIGYPVAAKVVSPEVVHKSDVKGVVAGIGGREELEEVFARFRALPGFKGVLVEEMAEGLELIVGAKVDHQFGPVILFGIGGTGVEIYKDSVLRMAPLTEKDADAMLTGLQARPLLEGYRGRDPVDRQGLTRFLLDFSRLVMTLEERITSIDINPLFCSSKGCIAADARIMLPSFEGA; this comes from the coding sequence ATGCTGACAGAAGCGATGCGTGCGATTTTGGCGGAGGCCAGGCAGTGGGGATGGGTCCTCGAACCTGAAGCCAAGCGCCTCTTTGCCCTCTGGGGGCTCCCGGTCCCGAAGTTCACCTGGGCGCGCGACATCGGCGAAGCCCTCCGCTTCGCCGAAGAGATCGGCTACCCCGTCGCCGCGAAGGTGGTCTCGCCCGAGGTCGTCCACAAATCGGATGTCAAAGGCGTCGTGGCGGGGATCGGCGGCCGCGAAGAACTGGAAGAGGTCTTCGCACGGTTCCGGGCGCTGCCGGGTTTTAAAGGCGTACTGGTGGAGGAGATGGCGGAAGGGCTCGAGTTGATTGTCGGCGCGAAGGTCGACCACCAGTTCGGCCCCGTGATCCTTTTCGGGATCGGCGGCACAGGCGTCGAGATTTACAAGGATTCGGTCCTGCGGATGGCGCCCCTCACAGAAAAAGATGCCGACGCGATGCTGACCGGCCTCCAGGCGCGGCCACTCCTGGAAGGATACCGCGGCCGGGACCCGGTCGACCGGCAAGGCCTGACCCGCTTCCTGCTGGACTTCTCCCGGCTGGTCATGACGCTCGAAGAGCGGATCACCTCGATCGACATCAACCCGCTCTTCTGCTCGAGCAAGGGGTGCATCGCCGCGGATGCCCGCATCATGCTCCCGTCCTTCGAGGGCGCATGA
- a CDS encoding Hsp20/alpha crystallin family protein, with the protein MMEDFFGPLGWRGRLGPWGSAAWPRVDLEEKDDEIRIRAELPGVDKDDIDVMVNEDSVMIRGEKKEEEEKKGKGAYVLECYQGFFERRFFLPSEVEPDRAEATFKNGVLSLKLPKSPAARERVKKIAIRGE; encoded by the coding sequence ATGATGGAGGATTTTTTCGGTCCTCTCGGCTGGCGCGGGCGGCTCGGACCGTGGGGGTCGGCCGCTTGGCCGCGTGTCGATCTGGAGGAAAAGGACGATGAGATCAGGATCAGGGCGGAGCTGCCCGGCGTCGACAAGGACGACATCGATGTCATGGTGAACGAAGACAGCGTCATGATCCGCGGAGAGAAGAAGGAAGAGGAGGAGAAAAAAGGCAAGGGTGCCTATGTCCTGGAGTGTTACCAGGGGTTCTTTGAACGAAGATTTTTCCTTCCCTCTGAAGTGGAGCCGGACAGGGCAGAAGCGACCTTCAAGAACGGCGTGCTCTCATTGAAGCTCCCCAAGTCGCCCGCCGCACGTGAGCGGGTCAAGAAAATAGCCATTCGCGGGGAGTAG
- a CDS encoding HepT-like ribonuclease domain-containing protein — MESIRKGYPGRTRFQSGNEEISPQHPNVPWADMQARRHFVVHEPFSVSEEILWDTINKDLPAMVEPLEPILKYE, encoded by the coding sequence TTGGAATCCATCCGGAAAGGATATCCCGGCAGAACCCGTTTCCAATCCGGAAATGAGGAAATCTCCCCCCAGCATCCGAATGTGCCATGGGCTGATATGCAGGCTAGGCGTCATTTTGTCGTCCATGAGCCTTTCAGTGTCAGCGAAGAAATCCTCTGGGACACGATAAACAAGGACCTTCCCGCTATGGTGGAACCCCTTGAACCGATTCTTAAATATGAATAG
- a CDS encoding acyl-CoA carboxylase subunit beta, producing the protein MDYDEGRRRFEDERAWVQRGNQPRLERHLAKGKLHVSQRISMLLDEGSWLEYGEFARSVEPGFEERSPRDGVMTGLGRIHGRTVAVLGDDVTVLGGTQSFVSVRKVDRIIDLATRNGFPILSLSEGGGVRIPDGIGSGFTRLSGLETVKSLSWLANHDRRPLMLCGVFGYTYGDPAFRAGMADITLMVEDSSVAVSSPPLLQVAINETITDRDLGGPHMHETMTGTVDLVVKTEQDCIRTLRKILHLLRSPESPSDPPDRLIPDLETIVPHNNRQVYDMKKVVDRVCDHGEWIELKPKFGKGLIIGLGRIGGRAVGIMASQPMSGGGSVDAKSLRKSASFMEFASRRKIPLLVIQDIPGFLIGSEVEKDGMVNAIAAHSGTMDRVDVPMVTLIIRKSYGAAYYFLGMAATGAQFVAAWPNAEISFIAPEMGAAILTKHADPAVKAQAQQQARADLTKSASVWDSAYEYWIDAIICPEETRRVVCRALDFFAKDGA; encoded by the coding sequence ATGGATTATGATGAGGGACGAAGGCGATTCGAGGATGAACGCGCCTGGGTGCAGCGGGGCAACCAGCCGCGGCTGGAACGGCACCTGGCCAAAGGAAAGCTGCATGTCTCCCAGAGGATCAGCATGCTCCTGGATGAGGGAAGCTGGCTGGAGTACGGGGAATTCGCCCGTTCGGTGGAGCCCGGCTTCGAAGAGCGGTCGCCCAGGGACGGTGTCATGACGGGCCTCGGCAGGATCCATGGGAGGACGGTGGCCGTCCTCGGGGACGATGTCACCGTGTTGGGCGGGACCCAGTCTTTTGTCAGTGTGAGGAAGGTGGATCGAATCATCGATCTCGCCACGCGCAACGGCTTTCCCATCCTGTCCCTTTCGGAGGGAGGCGGCGTCAGGATCCCGGATGGAATCGGATCCGGCTTCACGCGGCTGAGCGGACTGGAAACCGTCAAGTCCCTCAGCTGGCTCGCCAACCATGACAGGCGGCCCTTGATGCTGTGCGGGGTCTTCGGCTACACTTACGGGGACCCGGCCTTCAGGGCCGGCATGGCGGATATCACGCTGATGGTGGAGGACTCCTCCGTAGCGGTATCCAGCCCTCCCCTGCTGCAGGTTGCGATCAACGAAACCATCACGGACCGTGATCTGGGCGGCCCGCATATGCACGAGACAATGACGGGGACCGTCGACCTCGTTGTCAAGACAGAGCAAGACTGCATCAGGACACTGAGGAAGATCCTTCATCTCCTCCGGTCTCCCGAATCCCCGTCGGATCCCCCCGACAGGCTCATCCCCGACCTAGAGACGATCGTTCCGCACAACAACCGGCAGGTGTACGACATGAAAAAGGTCGTCGACCGCGTTTGTGACCATGGGGAGTGGATCGAACTCAAACCGAAATTCGGCAAAGGTCTCATCATCGGCCTTGGCAGGATCGGGGGGCGGGCGGTTGGCATCATGGCCAGTCAGCCCATGAGCGGGGGGGGATCCGTGGACGCGAAGAGCCTCAGAAAATCAGCCTCGTTCATGGAATTTGCTTCGAGGAGAAAAATCCCCCTCCTCGTGATTCAGGACATCCCTGGGTTCCTGATCGGCTCCGAAGTCGAAAAAGACGGCATGGTCAACGCCATTGCGGCCCACTCCGGCACCATGGACAGGGTGGATGTGCCCATGGTGACCCTCATCATCCGCAAGTCTTACGGGGCGGCCTATTATTTCCTCGGAATGGCGGCCACCGGGGCCCAGTTCGTGGCGGCCTGGCCCAATGCCGAAATCAGTTTCATCGCCCCGGAGATGGGGGCGGCCATCCTGACCAAACATGCGGATCCGGCGGTCAAAGCCCAGGCCCAGCAGCAGGCGAGAGCCGACCTGACGAAAAGCGCCTCCGTGTGGGACTCGGCCTATGAATACTGGATCGATGCAATCATCTGTCCAGAGGAGACCAGGAGAGTCGTCTGCCGGGCCCTGGATTTTTTCGCGAAGGATGGTGCATGA
- a CDS encoding class I adenylate-forming enzyme family protein, whose translation MDLYRILEHSVRLYSDKTAVTSAKGTLTYKGFMDTAERLGSALYGLGLSPGDRVAVLDHNSIELAVAHFGLPACSLVTLPLNTRLSKDELLGIIHNARASALIYSPPFEQTVAALAPDLPFLKARICTEQAAGNLDLRQLMAHASPAALQRPRPGDLATLLYTSGTTGVPKGVKLTHANTASTLVSLLVELGLTPEDSGLMVAPFFHVAGCHTYMAHIARGCTVNILPAFEPQSTLEALEQTRASVTLLVPAMIGALLNLPGQEKADLSALRLVVYAGAPMPEKLLKKALERLGNVFFQIYGLTETSVLTCLTREDHQKPELLTSGGREMYGCRVRIVDEKGRETEPGGIGQIVAGGDNVTSGYWEAPEETAAVMKSEFFDTGDIAVRNEQGYVFLRDRKKDMIVTGGENVYPVEVENVLTEIPGVLEAAVIGVPDEKWGERVMALVHLKQGATATEEDIVSYCQKRLAKYKCPKTVAFLDPLPRTPSGKIRKNVLREPYWEGFSRRIH comes from the coding sequence ATGGACTTGTATCGCATTTTAGAGCATTCGGTCCGCCTTTACTCGGATAAGACGGCGGTCACCTCGGCCAAAGGGACCCTGACCTACAAAGGATTCATGGACACGGCGGAGCGCCTGGGGTCAGCTCTTTACGGGCTTGGGCTCAGCCCCGGTGACAGGGTGGCCGTTTTGGACCACAACAGCATCGAGCTGGCTGTCGCCCACTTCGGGCTCCCGGCATGTTCGCTGGTCACGCTTCCTTTGAACACGCGGCTTTCCAAGGACGAACTGCTGGGGATCATCCACAATGCGCGGGCCTCGGCCCTGATCTATTCACCCCCCTTCGAACAGACCGTAGCCGCCCTGGCCCCTGATCTGCCCTTCCTGAAGGCGCGCATCTGTACGGAACAGGCAGCCGGAAACCTCGATCTGAGGCAACTCATGGCCCATGCCTCGCCGGCCGCCCTCCAGAGGCCCAGGCCCGGAGATCTCGCCACGCTCCTTTACACAAGCGGCACAACCGGAGTTCCCAAAGGCGTGAAACTGACCCACGCCAACACCGCCTCCACGCTGGTTTCGCTTCTCGTGGAACTCGGTCTCACCCCCGAAGACTCAGGCCTCATGGTTGCACCGTTCTTCCACGTCGCGGGCTGCCACACCTACATGGCCCACATCGCAAGAGGCTGTACGGTGAACATCCTTCCAGCCTTCGAACCCCAATCGACCCTCGAAGCCCTTGAACAGACCCGGGCGAGCGTCACCCTGCTCGTCCCGGCCATGATCGGGGCCCTCCTGAACCTCCCAGGTCAGGAAAAGGCCGACCTCAGCGCTTTGCGCCTGGTCGTCTACGCCGGGGCCCCCATGCCCGAGAAGTTGCTCAAGAAGGCCCTCGAGCGCCTGGGAAACGTCTTCTTTCAGATCTACGGTCTTACCGAGACCAGCGTCCTCACCTGTCTGACCCGGGAAGACCACCAGAAGCCGGAACTGCTGACCTCCGGTGGCAGGGAAATGTATGGGTGCCGAGTGCGAATCGTGGACGAGAAAGGCCGTGAAACAGAGCCGGGCGGGATCGGACAGATCGTCGCCGGCGGGGACAACGTGACCTCCGGCTACTGGGAGGCGCCGGAAGAAACGGCGGCCGTGATGAAGAGCGAATTCTTCGACACGGGCGACATCGCGGTCAGGAACGAACAGGGCTACGTCTTCTTGCGGGACCGCAAGAAGGACATGATCGTCACCGGAGGGGAGAACGTGTATCCCGTCGAAGTGGAGAATGTCCTGACCGAGATACCGGGGGTGCTGGAAGCGGCGGTGATCGGCGTCCCGGATGAGAAGTGGGGGGAAAGGGTGATGGCCCTCGTGCATCTGAAGCAGGGTGCAACCGCCACTGAAGAAGACATCGTCTCCTACTGCCAGAAGCGGTTGGCCAAATACAAGTGCCCCAAGACCGTCGCATTCTTGGATCCACTGCCTCGGACCCCCTCCGGAAAGATCCGGAAGAACGTGTTGAGAGAACCTTATTGGGAAGGGTTCAGCCGGAGGATCCATTAG